The following is a genomic window from Citrifermentans bemidjiense Bem.
AGTTCAAGCAGGAGCTGCGCGCCCTGGAGGCGAAGGCGGCCAAGCTGCCGCTGTCGCCCGAGGCCAAGCAGAAGGTGCAAAGCGAGATCAAGAAGCTTAAGTTCATGTCCCCCATGTCCGCCGAGGCCTCGGTGGTGCGCAACTACGTGGAGTGGCTCCTGGCGCTTCCCTGGGGCGCCTACGCCGAGGAAAACCGGGAGTTGAAGGTAGCCCGGGAGCGGCTGGACGCCGACCACTACGGCCTGGAGAAGGTGAAGCTCAGGATCCTCGAATTCCTGGCGGTGAGCGCGCTCGCCCCGGGGATGAAGGGCCCCATCCTCTGCCTGGTGGGCCCTCCCGGGGTCGGCAAGACCTCGCTCGCCCGCTCGGTCGCGAAGGCCACCGGCCGCGACTTCGTGAAGATCTCGCTGGGCGGGGTGCGCGACGAGGCGGAGATCAGGGGGCACCGGCGCACCTACGTCGGGGCCATGCCCGGCCGGATCATCCAGTCGCTCAAGAAGTGCGGCTCCTCGAACCCGGTCTTTCTTTTGGACGAGATCGACAAGATGAGCTCCGACTTCCGCGGCGATCCCGCCTCGGCACTTCTGGAGGTGCTCGACCCGGAGCAGAACAACTGCTTCAACGACCATTTCCTCGACCTCGACTACGACCTCTCGCAGGTGATGTTCATCACCACCGCCAACTCGAGCCACACCATACCGAGGCCGCTTCTGGACCGCATGGAGGTGGTGCGGCTGGACGGCTACACCGAGCACGAAAAGCTTGCCATCGCGCGCGAGTACCTGGTCCCCAAACAAGCGGCGGGAAACGGGCTCGCTGGGAAGGGGATCAGCTTCACCGATGCCGCCGTCCTTGAGTTGGTCCGCCGCTACACCCGCGAGGCAGGCGTCAGGAACCTGGAGCGGGAGATCGGCGCCGTATGCCGCAAGATCGCCTTCGCCGTCGCCGGCGGCGGAAAGCTGCGTCGCACCGTGCAGCCGCGCCAGATAGCCGGCTTCCTGGGTGCGCCGCGGTTCAAGTACGGAGAGGCGGGGCTCGAAGACGCGGTGGGGCTCGTGACCGGTCTCGCCTGGACCGAGGTCGGGGGAGAACTCCTGAACATCGAGGTGGTGTCGCTGCCGGGCAAGGGGAAGCTGACCGTGACCGGCAAGCTGGGCGAGGTGATGCAGGAATCGGCGCAGGCCGCCATGACCTACGTCCGTTCCCGCGGCGAGCTTCTGGGGTTTGCCAAGGACTTCTACCAGCATCTGGACATCCACATCCACGTCCCGGAGGGGGCCATACCGAAGGACGGTCCCTCGGCCGGGATAGCCATGGCCTGCGCGCTCACCTCGGCGCTTACCAGGAGGCCGGTGAGACGCGATATCGCCATGACCGGCGAGGTGACCCTGCGCGGCACGGTGCTCCCCATCGGCGGCCTCAAGGAGAAACTCCTGGCGGCAGGGCGGGGGGGTATCCGCACCGTGCTGATCCCCAAGGAGAACGAGAAGGACCTGGCCGAGATCCCCAAGGAGATCCGCGCCGGCATCACGGTGCACCCGGTGGCCCACATGGACGAGGTGCTGGGGTACGCGCTCCTCGCGCCGGTGGGGCTTGCTCCGGCGGCGATCTACGGTGATGCTGCCGTCGCCGCGACCGAAAATTCGGTTGTGCCACATTAGAAAAAAAGCCGCAGAAAAAAGGTTGACAGTCGAGACGGCGCTCTGGTATAAGATGTCTTCACTTTGCGATGCAAACCGGGAGGATCAATGAATAAGGCAGAGCTGGTAAGCGCCATAGCAGAAGAAGCCCAGTTAACCAAGGTTGATGCTGAGAAGTCCCTCATGGGAATTTTGGACGCACTGACCAACTGCCTCGCCACCGGCGACAAGGTGACCTTGGTAGGTTTCGGTACCTTCAGCGTCGCCGAGCGCGCCGCCAGGACCGGCCAGAATCCGCAGACCGGCAAGAAGATCGAGATTGCCGCTTCGTCTGCGCCGAAGTTCAAGCCGGGCAACACCTTGAAGGACCTGGTAAACAGCTAACCCTGTTTTTGCCGGAAATGCTGTACATGCGGGGTTGTAGCTCAGTTGGTTAGAGTGCCAGCCTGTCACGCTGGAAGTCGCGGGTTCGAGCCCCGTCAACCCCGCCATACATATTCAATGGGTGAATAGCTCAGCTGGGAGAGCGCCAGCCTTACAAGCTGGATGTCGGGGGTTCGATCCCCTCTTCACCCACCACAAGAATCCGTTCAAGGTTCAACGTTCAAGGTTCAACGTTGGGACCATGGACCCAAGAACAAGGCGGTTAACGTTGAACTTCGAACGTTGAACCGTCTTCAAGTCTTGGGGTTGTAGCTCAGTCGGTTAGAGTGCCAGCCTGTCACGCTGGAAGTCGCGGGTTCGAGCCCCGTCAACCCCGCCATTAAAAGGGAAGTTCGCCTAACGCGATCTTCCCTTTTTTATTGCGATCGGCAGTTGTGCCAGTCGCACCTGCCTTTTGTGCCGCGCGCTTCCCTTAGAAACATCTGTCTTGCCAGTCCGTTGCGTTGCCCCCCTTTGTCTTGACTTAGTAAAGGCAAATCGTTTATCCTCTGCGAGGTCCTTTCCAGGCGCAGCGCGCGGTGGCGGGATCTTTCCAGTCTTTTTTCGTCTACTTTAGGAATAGAAAGCGAGTCCCTCTTGAAACCCATCAAACCGATCGTGGTGATACCCACCTACAACGAAAGGGACAATCTGGAGATGTTGGCCAGGCAGATACTTTCCCTCGACCCCGCCCTTGAACTGCTGGTCGTGGACGATAATTCCCCGGACGGCACCGGGGACGTGGCCGAGGCGCTGGCGGCGGAGACCGGCCGGGTGATGGTGCTGCACCGGAAAGGAAAAATGGGGCTTGGATCCGCCTACCGTGAAGGGTTCGCCCGTGCGCTGGCGCTCGGGGCGGATGTGGTGGTACAGATGGATGCCGATTTCTCCCATGATCCCGCGGTGATACCCTATTTCTTCGCTGAGATGAAGCAGTCCGACCTGGTCATCGGCTCCAGGTACCTGAACGGGGTAAGCGTGGTGAACTGGCCGCTGCGCCGCCTCATGCTGAGCTACTTCGCCAGCGTCTACACGCGCGTCATCACCGGCCTTACTATTTCAGACTGCACCAGCGGCTTCAAATGCTTCCGTGCCGAGACGCTTAAGGCCGTCGATCTCACCAAGATCCGCTCGGACGGCTATTCCTTCCAGATCGAGATGAACTACCGCTGCAAGGAAAAGGGGCTGCGTATCAGCGAGGTCCCCATCATCTTCATTGACCGGCACGCCGGCACCTCGAAGATGTCCAAGAGGATCGTGCGCGAGGCGGTGGTGATGGTATGGAAGCTGAAGTTCGGCTCGCTGTTACGGGGCCTTTTGCCCAAGGAGAGGGTGTGATGTCCGATACGCTTTGGTCCATAATCTGCCTCGCCGGGCTCTGGGGCTTCGTCGCCTGCACTATTTTGCTGATCCTCAAGGCCTTTCCGGCCCGGGACAGCTTCGACCGCTCCGCCGCCCTCAAATGGGGAGCGGGCGTGCTCGTCTGTTTCGTCGCGTGGATCGTCGGCATGACTCAGGCCTGACCGCCGCAGTAGACAGAATTGGTTTTCTTTTAAGTTTTAATTCAGCCCTATTTGTGGTACTCATAGTGCCTTATGCCCGTCTTTACCTGTAAAATAGGCGCCTCCGACGGCAAGATCCTGGTCAAGGACCTCGACGCGGTCAACGCCGGCTTGCTCCGGCAGAGCCTGGAAGAGCAAGGGTACGTCGTCTTCGAGGTGCGCAAGAAGCCGTTCCAGTTCCTGCTGGAATCGGGGATCGGGCGCAAGAAGATCGGCAACAAGGAGCTGCTGTTGTTCAACCAGGAACTCCTGGTACTGCTCAAGGCCGGACTCCCCATCCTGCAGGCGCTCGACACCATCCTGGAGTCGGGAGGGGGCAAGCTCAACGAGATACTGTCGGCGATACGCGAGGACGTGAAAGGTGGAATGGCGCTCTCCGCCGCCTTCGAGAAGTTTCCGAGGGTGTTTCCCCATCTCTACATCGCGTCGGTCCGGGCCGGGGAGAGGACCGGGGACCTGCCGCAGACCATCCGCCGTTACATCGCCTTTCTCAAGAGAACCGAGGGGTTCCGCGGCAAGGTCATCGGCGCGCTTATCTACCCTGCCATCCTGGTCACGGTCGCGGCGGTGGCGGTCTCTTTGTTGCTCATCTACGTGGTGCCGACCTTCAGTACCATCTACGCGGATTCCGGCGCCGCTTTGCCGCTCCCGACCCAGATGCTGATCAATTTCACCGGGCTCTTGCGGCACTACCTGCCGCTACTTCTGCTGCTGGGGGGCGTGGCGATCACCCTCTTCAAGCGCTGGAGCCAGACCGAATCCGGACGCTATACGGTGGACGGCTTCAAGATCAAGACCCCGCTTCTGGGTGCCGTCACCAGCCGTTACGCCCTTGCCGGCTTTACCCGTACCCTGGCCACCGTGCTGGGCTCCGGTATCCCCATCGTCGAGGCGATGCGGATGTCGGTGGGGACGCTCAACAAC
Proteins encoded in this region:
- a CDS encoding HU family DNA-binding protein — its product is MRCKPGGSMNKAELVSAIAEEAQLTKVDAEKSLMGILDALTNCLATGDKVTLVGFGTFSVAERAARTGQNPQTGKKIEIAASSAPKFKPGNTLKDLVNS
- a CDS encoding polyprenol monophosphomannose synthase; this translates as MKPIKPIVVIPTYNERDNLEMLARQILSLDPALELLVVDDNSPDGTGDVAEALAAETGRVMVLHRKGKMGLGSAYREGFARALALGADVVVQMDADFSHDPAVIPYFFAEMKQSDLVIGSRYLNGVSVVNWPLRRLMLSYFASVYTRVITGLTISDCTSGFKCFRAETLKAVDLTKIRSDGYSFQIEMNYRCKEKGLRISEVPIIFIDRHAGTSKMSKRIVREAVVMVWKLKFGSLLRGLLPKERV
- the lon gene encoding endopeptidase La, with amino-acid sequence MTEKARTRGKRRGNPERFPLFPLRDIVIFPHMVIPLFVGREKSVLALEAAMAQNDKLILLATQKNAKTEDPEPGDIYTVGTLCQVIQLLKLPDGTVKVLVEGKRRGSIASFSDNSEYFEVEVEVLEEQSGNDSENEALKRGVLASFESYVELNSSVPSEILQSVQAIADPSRLADSIAPHLNLKVAQKQELLAAVQPARRMERLLSLMGAEIEILQIEKKIHARVKKQMEKTQKDYYLNEQIRAIQKELGGKDEFKQELRALEAKAAKLPLSPEAKQKVQSEIKKLKFMSPMSAEASVVRNYVEWLLALPWGAYAEENRELKVARERLDADHYGLEKVKLRILEFLAVSALAPGMKGPILCLVGPPGVGKTSLARSVAKATGRDFVKISLGGVRDEAEIRGHRRTYVGAMPGRIIQSLKKCGSSNPVFLLDEIDKMSSDFRGDPASALLEVLDPEQNNCFNDHFLDLDYDLSQVMFITTANSSHTIPRPLLDRMEVVRLDGYTEHEKLAIAREYLVPKQAAGNGLAGKGISFTDAAVLELVRRYTREAGVRNLEREIGAVCRKIAFAVAGGGKLRRTVQPRQIAGFLGAPRFKYGEAGLEDAVGLVTGLAWTEVGGELLNIEVVSLPGKGKLTVTGKLGEVMQESAQAAMTYVRSRGELLGFAKDFYQHLDIHIHVPEGAIPKDGPSAGIAMACALTSALTRRPVRRDIAMTGEVTLRGTVLPIGGLKEKLLAAGRGGIRTVLIPKENEKDLAEIPKEIRAGITVHPVAHMDEVLGYALLAPVGLAPAAIYGDAAVAATENSVVPH
- a CDS encoding type II secretion system F family protein, which translates into the protein MPVFTCKIGASDGKILVKDLDAVNAGLLRQSLEEQGYVVFEVRKKPFQFLLESGIGRKKIGNKELLLFNQELLVLLKAGLPILQALDTILESGGGKLNEILSAIREDVKGGMALSAAFEKFPRVFPHLYIASVRAGERTGDLPQTIRRYIAFLKRTEGFRGKVIGALIYPAILVTVAAVAVSLLLIYVVPTFSTIYADSGAALPLPTQMLINFTGLLRHYLPLLLLLGGVAITLFKRWSQTESGRYTVDGFKIKTPLLGAVTSRYALAGFTRTLATVLGSGIPIVEAMRMSVGTLNNKVLERGLLLAVHRVEEGSKLSTALEGMKLMPPLALRMLTVGETTGSLEEMLSDISDYFEEEIERDLHVLTTSIEPAIMVAMGVVIGVIIVTMYLPIFKIASTVG